The proteins below come from a single Notamacropus eugenii isolate mMacEug1 chromosome 7, mMacEug1.pri_v2, whole genome shotgun sequence genomic window:
- the HYPK gene encoding huntingtin-interacting protein K produces the protein MATEGDVELELETEPSGPERPPEKPRKHDSGAADLERVTDYAEEKEIQSSNLETAMSVIGDRRSREQKAKQEREKELAKVTIKKEDLELIMTEMEISRAAAERSLREHMGNVVEALITLTN, from the exons ATGGCGACCGAGGGTGATGTAGAGCTGGAACTGGAGACCGAGCCGAGTGGCCCCGAGCGGCCGCCGGAGAAGCCGCGGAAACATGACAGCGGCGCGGCCGACCTGGAACGAGTGACCGACTATGCGGAAGAGAAGGAGATCCAGAGCTCCAACCTGGAGACG GCGATGTCGGTGATCGGAGACCGGCGGTCCCGGGAGCAGAAGGCCAAGCAGGAGCG ggagaaggaattggcaaaagTTACGATCAAGAAGGAAGATCTGGAACTAATA ATGACAGAGATGGAAATCTCAAGGGCAGCAGCAGAACGGAGTTTGCGGGAACACATGGGCAATGTAGTAGAAGCTCTTATTACCCTCACCAACTAA
- the SERINC4 gene encoding serine incorporator 4 isoform X1, with the protein MVGVKAPPRSPNSSMDLTQQWSAISSTLGRTLLYQASCCCGPAPCTSCCYSGLPPLKESTSSRLLYTLLHVGASATCCLLLSRTVLDLLWGKVLIPSGLCTTPYEQDNCPIPTGSGAVYRVCAGTATFYLLQAVILINVNSSTSPRARLHNGFWILKLLALLGLCTAAFCIPDEHIFPAWHYVGICGGFAFILLQLVLITAFAHTWNKNWLTGAAQDWRWFGAVLLATLVFYSIAGAGAFLLFHHYTHPAGCLLNKALLGLNLCFCGIISLLSITLGIRLKQPCSGPLQASIISCYIVYLTFSALSSRPPERVLLRGQNRTICRPSVSKVGAQMPDTSLTILSAGIMYACVLFACNEASYLAEVFGPLWMVKVYSYEFQKPSVCFCCPSNLSPEGGPSGEEAGPGTPPTNRLSYSYSAFHFVFFLASLYVMVTLTNWFSYEGAELETTFTRGSWATFWVKIASCWTCVLLYLGLLLIPVCWPATGPSQPTRVIRRRCRRIHVST; encoded by the exons ATGGTAGGAGTGAAGGCTCCTCCCAGAAGCCCTAACTCATCCATGGACCTGACCCAGCAGTGGAGCGCGATCAGCAGTACTCTGGGAAGAACTCTCTTGTACCAG GCATCATGCTGCTGTGGTCCTGCTCCTTGCACTAGCTGCTGCTATTCTGGATTGCCTCCTCTGAAGGAATCTACTAGCAGTCGACTGCTCTACACCCTTCTACATGTGGGGGCCTCAGCCACCTGCTGCCTCCTGCTCTCCAGAACAGTCCTGGACCTTCTCTGGGGCAAA GTATTGATTCCCTCTGGTCTGTGTACCACTCCCTATGAGCAGGATAACTGCCCAATACCAACTGGCTCTGGGGCTGTGTACCGAGTATGTGCTGGCACTGCCACCTTCTACTTGCTGCAAGCTGTGATCCTGATTAATGTCAACTCTTCTACCAGCCCCCGAGCTCGGCTTCACAATGG CTTCTGGATCCTGAAGCTGCTGGCCTTGTTGGGGCTCTGTACCGCTGCCTTCTGTATCCCAGATGAGCATATCTTTCCAG CATGGCACTATGTGGGTATCTGTGGAGGCTTCGCTTTCATCCTTCTGCAGCTGGTGCTCATCACAGCCTTTGCTCACACCTGGAACAAAAATTG GCTGACAGGGGCTGCCCAGGACTGGCGCTGGTTTGGGGCAGTGCTACTGGCCACACTGGTTTTCTACAGCATAGCTGGAGCAGGAGCATTCCTTCTGTTCCATCACTATACCCATCCTGCTGGCTGCCTGCTCAACAAGGCTCTCCTCGGCCTGAACCTTTGTTTCTGTGGcatcatctccctcctctccatcacTCTGGGCATCCGCCTCA AACAACCCTGCTCTGGCCCCCTACAAGCCTCCATCATCAGCTGCTATATCGTGTATTTGACTTTCTCTGCATTGTCCAGCCGGCCCCCAGAAAGGG TGCTACTTCGCGGACAGAATCGTACCATATGCCGGCCTAGCGTGAGCAAGGTAGGGGCACAGATGCCGGACACTTCTCTGACCATTCTGAGTGCTGGCATCATGTATGCCTGTGTGCTTTTTGCCTG TAATGAGGCTTCCTACCTGGCTGAAGTGTTTGGCCCTTTGTGGATGGTCAAGGTTTACAGCTATGAGTTTCAG AAGCCTTCCGTTTGTTTCTGCTGCCCAAGCAATCTATCACCAGAGGGAG GGCCTAGTGGAGAGGAGGCAGGCCCAGGCACACCGCCCACTAACCGACTCTCCTACAGCTATTCTGCTTTCCACTTCGTCTTCTTCCTAGCCTCACTCTATGTCATGGTCACTCTCACTAATTGGTTCAG TTATGAAGGGGCAGAGCTGGAAACCACTTTCACAAGAGGTAGCTGGGCTACCTTTTGGGTCAAGATCGCTTCATGCTGGACCTGTGTACTACTCTACTTGGGACTGCTACTGATTCCAGTTTGCTGGCCAGCCACTGGACCCTCTCAACCTACTCGTGTTATACGTCGTCGCTGCCGGCGAATCCATGTCTCTACCTAA
- the SERINC4 gene encoding serine incorporator 4 isoform X2 — MWGPQPPAASCSPEQSWTFSGAKWVLIPSGLCTTPYEQDNCPIPTGSGAVYRVCAGTATFYLLQAVILINVNSSTSPRARLHNGFWILKLLALLGLCTAAFCIPDEHIFPAWHYVGICGGFAFILLQLVLITAFAHTWNKNWLTGAAQDWRWFGAVLLATLVFYSIAGAGAFLLFHHYTHPAGCLLNKALLGLNLCFCGIISLLSITLGIRLKQPCSGPLQASIISCYIVYLTFSALSSRPPERVLLRGQNRTICRPSVSKVGAQMPDTSLTILSAGIMYACVLFACNEASYLAEVFGPLWMVKVYSYEFQKPSVCFCCPSNLSPEGGPSGEEAGPGTPPTNRLSYSYSAFHFVFFLASLYVMVTLTNWFSYEGAELETTFTRGSWATFWVKIASCWTCVLLYLGLLLIPVCWPATGPSQPTRVIRRRCRRIHVST, encoded by the exons ATGTGGGGGCCTCAGCCACCTGCTGCCTCCTGCTCTCCAGAACAGTCCTGGACCTTCTCTGGGGCAAAGTGG GTATTGATTCCCTCTGGTCTGTGTACCACTCCCTATGAGCAGGATAACTGCCCAATACCAACTGGCTCTGGGGCTGTGTACCGAGTATGTGCTGGCACTGCCACCTTCTACTTGCTGCAAGCTGTGATCCTGATTAATGTCAACTCTTCTACCAGCCCCCGAGCTCGGCTTCACAATGG CTTCTGGATCCTGAAGCTGCTGGCCTTGTTGGGGCTCTGTACCGCTGCCTTCTGTATCCCAGATGAGCATATCTTTCCAG CATGGCACTATGTGGGTATCTGTGGAGGCTTCGCTTTCATCCTTCTGCAGCTGGTGCTCATCACAGCCTTTGCTCACACCTGGAACAAAAATTG GCTGACAGGGGCTGCCCAGGACTGGCGCTGGTTTGGGGCAGTGCTACTGGCCACACTGGTTTTCTACAGCATAGCTGGAGCAGGAGCATTCCTTCTGTTCCATCACTATACCCATCCTGCTGGCTGCCTGCTCAACAAGGCTCTCCTCGGCCTGAACCTTTGTTTCTGTGGcatcatctccctcctctccatcacTCTGGGCATCCGCCTCA AACAACCCTGCTCTGGCCCCCTACAAGCCTCCATCATCAGCTGCTATATCGTGTATTTGACTTTCTCTGCATTGTCCAGCCGGCCCCCAGAAAGGG TGCTACTTCGCGGACAGAATCGTACCATATGCCGGCCTAGCGTGAGCAAGGTAGGGGCACAGATGCCGGACACTTCTCTGACCATTCTGAGTGCTGGCATCATGTATGCCTGTGTGCTTTTTGCCTG TAATGAGGCTTCCTACCTGGCTGAAGTGTTTGGCCCTTTGTGGATGGTCAAGGTTTACAGCTATGAGTTTCAG AAGCCTTCCGTTTGTTTCTGCTGCCCAAGCAATCTATCACCAGAGGGAG GGCCTAGTGGAGAGGAGGCAGGCCCAGGCACACCGCCCACTAACCGACTCTCCTACAGCTATTCTGCTTTCCACTTCGTCTTCTTCCTAGCCTCACTCTATGTCATGGTCACTCTCACTAATTGGTTCAG TTATGAAGGGGCAGAGCTGGAAACCACTTTCACAAGAGGTAGCTGGGCTACCTTTTGGGTCAAGATCGCTTCATGCTGGACCTGTGTACTACTCTACTTGGGACTGCTACTGATTCCAGTTTGCTGGCCAGCCACTGGACCCTCTCAACCTACTCGTGTTATACGTCGTCGCTGCCGGCGAATCCATGTCTCTACCTAA
- the SERF2 gene encoding small EDRK-rich factor 2 produces the protein MTRGNQRELARQKNMKKQSDSGKGKRRDDGLSAAARKQRDSEIMQQKQKKANEKKEEPK, from the exons GCGGTAACCAGCGTGAGCTTGCCCGCCAGAAGAACATGAAAAAGCAGAGCGACTCAGGCAAGGGAAAGCGCCGGGACGACGGGCTCTCTGCAGCGGCCCGAAAGCAGAG GGACTCGGAGATCAtgcaacagaagcagaaaaaagccaatgagaagaaggaagagcCCAAGTAA